A single Actinomadura algeriensis DNA region contains:
- a CDS encoding TrkH family potassium uptake protein, with protein sequence MKRRGAALLERFQHPAQVVVTGFGVTILIGTALLSLPHATADEPAADPVDALFTATSAVCLTGLITQDPSSHWSLFGELVLLGLMQVGGLGLMTVATLFGILLSGRVGLRARMAAQVETKTLQMTDVRRVVRNVVLFSLTCEAVVAAVLAGRLALGYGEPFARAVYLGVFHSVSAFNNAGLALWSDSLMGFVGDPWICLPICAAVLIGGLGFPVVFELARRWRRPRTWSILTRVTVGTTTVLLVVGAFVLTALEWNNEGTLGTHPRPTRWLAGAVLSVMPRSGGFNSVDTSQMRPESWLVTDVLMFIGGGSAGTAGGIKVTTFGLLAFVLWAEMRGDVHVNVGTRRLPAGTPRQAMAIVMLSAGLVAVATIVLMSLTGHSLDRVLFEVVSATATVGLSTGITDELPMSGEVMLVVLMFVGRIGPLTMATALALRKRTRRYELPEERPIVG encoded by the coding sequence GTGAAACGTCGCGGTGCCGCCCTGCTGGAGCGGTTCCAGCATCCGGCGCAGGTCGTCGTCACCGGGTTCGGGGTCACCATCCTGATCGGGACGGCGCTGCTGTCGCTGCCGCACGCCACCGCCGACGAGCCCGCGGCCGACCCGGTCGACGCGCTGTTCACGGCGACGTCCGCGGTGTGCCTCACCGGCCTGATCACGCAGGACCCGTCCTCGCACTGGTCGCTGTTCGGCGAACTCGTGCTTCTGGGGCTCATGCAGGTCGGCGGCCTCGGCTTGATGACGGTGGCCACGCTGTTCGGAATCCTGCTGTCCGGACGGGTGGGGCTGCGCGCGCGCATGGCGGCCCAGGTCGAGACGAAGACGCTGCAGATGACGGACGTGCGCCGCGTCGTGCGGAACGTCGTGCTGTTCAGCCTGACGTGCGAGGCGGTGGTCGCGGCCGTCCTGGCGGGACGGCTCGCGCTGGGCTACGGCGAGCCGTTCGCCCGCGCCGTCTATCTGGGCGTCTTCCATTCGGTGTCGGCGTTCAACAACGCGGGGCTGGCGCTGTGGTCGGACAGCCTCATGGGGTTCGTCGGGGATCCGTGGATCTGCCTCCCGATCTGCGCGGCGGTGCTGATCGGCGGGCTGGGGTTCCCGGTGGTGTTCGAGCTGGCGCGCCGGTGGCGGCGGCCGCGCACCTGGTCGATCCTGACCCGCGTCACGGTCGGGACGACGACGGTGCTGCTCGTCGTCGGCGCGTTCGTCCTCACCGCCCTGGAGTGGAACAACGAGGGCACGCTGGGCACGCACCCGCGCCCGACGCGGTGGCTGGCGGGCGCGGTGCTGTCGGTGATGCCCCGCAGCGGTGGGTTCAACAGCGTGGACACGTCCCAGATGCGGCCCGAGAGCTGGCTGGTGACGGACGTGCTGATGTTCATCGGCGGCGGCAGTGCGGGCACCGCGGGCGGGATCAAGGTGACGACGTTCGGGTTGCTGGCGTTCGTCCTGTGGGCGGAGATGCGCGGGGACGTGCACGTCAACGTGGGCACCCGGCGGCTGCCGGCGGGGACGCCGCGGCAGGCGATGGCGATCGTGATGCTGAGCGCGGGGCTCGTCGCGGTCGCCACGATCGTCCTCATGTCGCTCACCGGCCATTCCCTGGACCGCGTGCTGTTCGAGGTGGTGTCGGCGACGGCCACGGTGGGGCTGTCCACGGGCATCACGGACGAGCTGCCGATGTCCGGTGAGGTCATGCTGGTGGTGCTGATGTTCGTCGGGCGGATCGGCCCGTTGACGATGGCCACGGCCCTCGCGCTTCGCAAGCGGACGAGGCGGTATGAACTGCCCGAGGAACGGCCCATCGTCGGCTGA
- the recF gene encoding DNA replication/repair protein RecF (All proteins in this family for which functions are known are DNA-binding proteins that assist the filamentation of RecA onto DNA for the initiation of recombination or recombinational repair.) codes for MHVAHLSLQDFRSYATAEVALEPGVTAFVGPNGQGKTNLVEAVGYVASHGSHRAATDAPLVRHGAPRAIVRVGAVKDERKALIELEINPGKANRARLNRSPVPRPREILGMVRTVLFAPEDLSLVKGDPGERRRFMDELLTARAPRFAGVRSDYDRVLKQRNALLKSAAAHRRAPGQEVLATLDVWDSHLARTGAELLAARLDLVGALGPLVARAYAALAPGSDAAHLHYRSSLGDVDLSTDRGKLAEQMLAAAADVRKQELERGVSLVGPHRDELVLRLGELPARGYASHGESWSFALGLRLAAFDLLRADGDDPVLILDDVFAELDAGRRSRLAEMVAPAEQVLITAAVSADVPDELSGATFAVADGHVVRD; via the coding sequence GTGCACGTCGCCCACCTCTCGCTCCAGGACTTCCGCTCCTACGCGACCGCCGAGGTCGCGCTCGAGCCGGGGGTCACCGCGTTCGTGGGGCCGAACGGTCAGGGCAAGACGAACCTGGTCGAGGCCGTCGGGTACGTCGCGTCGCACGGGAGCCACCGGGCCGCGACGGACGCGCCGCTCGTCCGGCACGGCGCGCCGCGCGCGATCGTCCGGGTCGGGGCGGTGAAGGACGAGCGCAAGGCGCTCATCGAGCTGGAGATCAACCCCGGAAAGGCGAACCGGGCGCGGTTGAACCGGTCGCCCGTCCCCAGGCCGCGCGAGATCCTGGGGATGGTGCGGACCGTCCTGTTCGCCCCCGAGGATCTTTCGCTCGTGAAGGGCGATCCCGGGGAACGGCGCCGGTTCATGGACGAGCTGCTGACCGCGCGCGCGCCGCGCTTCGCAGGGGTGAGGTCCGATTACGACCGGGTGCTCAAGCAGCGCAACGCCCTGCTGAAATCGGCGGCGGCGCACCGGCGCGCACCCGGCCAGGAGGTCCTCGCGACCCTGGACGTGTGGGACTCCCACCTCGCCCGGACGGGCGCCGAGCTGCTCGCCGCGCGGCTGGATCTCGTGGGGGCGCTCGGCCCGCTCGTCGCGCGCGCGTACGCGGCCCTGGCCCCGGGCAGCGACGCGGCGCACCTGCACTACAGGAGCTCCCTGGGGGACGTCGACTTGTCCACAGACCGTGGAAAACTCGCCGAGCAGATGCTGGCGGCCGCGGCGGACGTCCGGAAGCAGGAACTGGAGCGCGGCGTCAGCCTCGTGGGGCCGCACCGGGACGAGCTCGTCCTGCGCCTCGGGGAGCTGCCCGCGCGGGGATACGCGAGCCACGGCGAGTCCTGGTCGTTCGCATTGGGGCTGCGGCTCGCCGCGTTCGACCTGCTCCGGGCGGACGGCGACGACCCGGTGCTCATCCTCGACGACGTGTTCGCCGAACTGGACGCGGGCCGCCGCAGCCGCCTCGCCGAGATGGTCGCGCCCGCCGAGCAGGTCCTGATCACCGCCGCCGTTTCCGCCGACGTGCCGGACGAACTGTCGGGTGCGACGTTCGCGGTGGCCGACGGTCACGTCGTCCGGGACTGA
- the gyrB gene encoding DNA topoisomerase (ATP-hydrolyzing) subunit B, producing MAYDASSITVLEGLEAVRKRPGMYIGSTGERGLHHLVYEIVDNAVDEALAGFADDIVVTLLADGGVSVLDNGRGIPVGEHPVEKRPAIELVLTTLHAGGKFDGKSYAVSGGLHGVGSAVVNALSTRLEAEVRTDGYVWRQSYNWRGPETELSRGEETTETGTRITFWPDPEIFETLEWNFETLSRRMQEMAFLNRGLAITLRDERPEHADGDGDGAGEPRVVRYHYEGGIEDFVRYINARKEAVHESVVYFEDHTEGMSVEIGMQWNSSYSESVHTFANTINTAEGGTHEEGFRAALTTIVNRYARDKGLLRDKDDNLTGEDVREGLTAIISIKLADPQFEGQTKTKLGNTEAKSFVQRACNVYVRDWFEENPGEAKEIINKASQAARARVAARQARDLTRRKSLLETTSLPGKLSDCQSTDPSKSELYIVEGDSAGGSAKGGRDPHFQAILPIRGKILNVEKARIDKILKNNEVQAIITALGTGVHDEFDVSRLRYHKIILMSDADVDGHHINTLLMTLLFRFMKPLIEAGHVYLSQPPLYKIKWDARGNEADYAFSDAERDAVIEAGIAAGKRDPRPRDLVQRFKGLGEMNANELWDTTMNPAKRVLLQVQLDDAAQADELFSVLMGEEVEPRREFIQRNAKDVRFLDI from the coding sequence TTGGCGTACGACGCTAGTTCGATCACTGTCCTCGAAGGACTTGAGGCGGTGCGCAAACGCCCGGGCATGTACATCGGATCGACCGGTGAGCGCGGCCTCCACCACCTGGTCTACGAGATCGTGGACAACGCGGTCGACGAGGCCCTGGCGGGCTTCGCCGACGACATCGTGGTGACGCTGCTGGCCGACGGCGGCGTGAGCGTGCTCGACAACGGCCGCGGCATCCCCGTCGGCGAGCACCCCGTGGAGAAGCGGCCGGCCATCGAGCTGGTGCTGACCACGCTGCACGCGGGCGGCAAGTTCGACGGCAAGTCCTACGCGGTGTCCGGCGGCCTGCACGGCGTCGGGTCCGCGGTGGTGAACGCGCTGTCCACCCGGCTCGAGGCCGAGGTGCGCACGGACGGGTACGTCTGGCGGCAGTCCTACAACTGGCGCGGCCCCGAGACGGAGCTGAGCAGGGGTGAGGAGACGACCGAGACCGGCACCCGCATCACCTTCTGGCCGGACCCCGAGATCTTCGAGACCCTCGAGTGGAACTTCGAGACGCTGTCGCGGCGCATGCAGGAGATGGCGTTCCTGAACCGCGGGCTGGCGATCACCCTGCGGGACGAGCGTCCCGAGCACGCCGACGGTGACGGGGACGGAGCCGGGGAACCGCGCGTCGTCCGGTACCACTACGAGGGCGGCATCGAGGACTTCGTCCGCTACATCAACGCCCGCAAGGAGGCGGTCCACGAGTCGGTCGTCTACTTCGAGGACCACACCGAGGGCATGTCGGTCGAGATCGGCATGCAGTGGAACTCGTCGTACTCCGAGTCGGTGCACACCTTCGCCAACACGATCAACACGGCGGAGGGCGGCACCCACGAGGAGGGTTTCCGGGCGGCGCTCACCACGATCGTCAACCGGTACGCCCGCGACAAGGGGCTGCTGCGCGACAAGGACGACAACCTGACGGGCGAGGACGTCCGCGAGGGTCTCACCGCGATCATCTCGATCAAGCTGGCCGACCCGCAGTTCGAGGGCCAGACGAAGACGAAGCTCGGCAACACCGAGGCGAAGTCGTTCGTCCAGCGCGCGTGCAACGTGTACGTGCGCGACTGGTTCGAGGAGAACCCGGGCGAGGCCAAGGAGATCATCAACAAGGCTTCGCAGGCGGCGCGCGCGCGGGTCGCGGCCAGGCAAGCGCGGGATCTGACCCGGCGCAAGAGCCTGCTGGAGACGACGTCGCTGCCCGGCAAGCTGTCGGACTGCCAGTCCACCGACCCGAGCAAGTCGGAGCTGTACATCGTCGAGGGCGACTCGGCGGGCGGTTCCGCCAAGGGCGGCCGTGACCCGCACTTCCAGGCGATCCTCCCGATCCGCGGCAAGATCCTGAACGTGGAGAAGGCGCGGATCGACAAGATCCTGAAGAACAACGAAGTGCAGGCGATCATCACGGCGCTGGGCACCGGCGTGCACGACGAGTTCGACGTCTCCCGGCTCCGCTACCACAAGATCATTCTGATGTCGGACGCCGACGTGGACGGCCACCACATCAACACGCTGCTGATGACGCTGCTGTTCCGGTTCATGAAGCCGCTGATCGAGGCCGGCCACGTGTACCTCTCGCAGCCCCCGCTCTACAAGATCAAGTGGGACGCCCGGGGCAACGAGGCCGACTACGCGTTCTCCGACGCCGAGCGCGACGCCGTCATCGAGGCCGGGATCGCCGCCGGCAAGCGCGACCCGCGCCCCCGCGACCTCGTCCAGCGGTTCAAGGGCCTCGGTGAGATGAACGCCAACGAGCTGTGGGACACCACGATGAACCCGGCGAAGCGGGTCCTCCTGCAGGTGCAGCTCGACGACGCGGCGCAGGCCGACGAGCTGTTCAGCGTTCTCATGGGCGAAGAGGTCGAGCCGCGCCGCGAGTTCATCCAGCGCAACGCCAAGGACGTGCGCTTCCTCGACATCTGA
- the dnaN gene encoding DNA polymerase III subunit beta, whose product MKFRIDRDALADAVAWTARTLPPRPPVPVLAGMHIEAGGEGNEDRLRLSAFDYEVSAQVSTEIDVEEPGTVLVSGRLLAEISRNLPPHPVEITTDGAKVMVRCGSAKFTLLTMPVEDYPTLPEMPPAAGSVGSDEFAAAVSQVAIAAGKDDTIPMLTGVRVEIEGETVTLASTDRYRLAVRELHWKPERPDFSAVALVPAKTLADTAKSLTSGAEVSIALGGTSGAGDGMIGFAGGGRRTTSRLLDGDFVKYRSLLPSEYAGHAEIHTSPFIEAVKRVSLVAERNTPVRLSFRQGEVVLEAGTGDEAQAVEALEANLEGEDIDIAFNPGFLQEGLAAIGSDVARLSFTTPTKPAVLTGKPPEEGANPNYRYLIMPVRLSG is encoded by the coding sequence TTGAAGTTCCGCATCGACAGAGACGCCCTCGCCGACGCCGTGGCCTGGACGGCCCGCACGCTGCCGCCCCGTCCCCCGGTCCCGGTGCTCGCGGGCATGCACATCGAGGCCGGGGGTGAGGGCAACGAGGACCGGCTGCGGCTCTCGGCGTTCGACTACGAGGTCTCCGCACAGGTCTCCACCGAGATCGACGTGGAGGAGCCAGGGACCGTCCTGGTGTCGGGCCGGCTGCTCGCCGAGATCAGCCGGAACCTTCCTCCCCACCCTGTGGAGATCACCACCGACGGCGCGAAGGTGATGGTGCGCTGCGGCAGCGCGAAGTTCACCCTCCTCACCATGCCCGTGGAGGACTACCCGACCCTCCCGGAGATGCCGCCCGCCGCGGGCTCCGTCGGCAGTGACGAGTTCGCCGCCGCCGTCTCCCAGGTCGCGATCGCCGCGGGCAAGGACGACACGATCCCGATGCTCACCGGCGTCCGGGTCGAGATCGAGGGCGAGACCGTCACGCTCGCGTCCACCGACCGGTACCGCCTCGCCGTCCGCGAGCTGCACTGGAAGCCCGAGCGTCCCGACTTCTCCGCCGTCGCGCTCGTCCCCGCCAAGACGCTCGCCGACACCGCCAAGTCGCTGACGTCCGGCGCCGAGGTGTCGATCGCGCTCGGCGGCACGTCCGGCGCCGGCGACGGCATGATCGGTTTCGCGGGCGGCGGCCGCCGCACCACGTCCCGGCTGCTCGACGGCGACTTCGTCAAGTACCGGTCGCTGCTGCCGAGCGAGTACGCGGGACACGCCGAGATCCACACCTCGCCGTTCATCGAGGCCGTCAAGCGCGTCTCGCTCGTCGCCGAGCGGAACACGCCCGTCCGGCTGTCGTTCCGTCAGGGCGAGGTCGTCCTCGAGGCCGGTACCGGCGACGAGGCGCAGGCCGTCGAGGCCCTGGAGGCCAACCTGGAGGGCGAGGACATCGACATCGCCTTCAACCCCGGGTTCCTCCAGGAGGGGCTCGCGGCGATCGGCTCGGACGTCGCCCGGCTGTCGTTCACCACCCCGACCAAGCCGGCCGTGCTCACCGGCAAGCCGCCGGAGGAAGGCGCGAACCCGAACTACCGTTACCTGATCATGCCGGTGCGTCTGTCCGGGTAA
- the gyrA gene encoding DNA gyrase subunit A, translated as MTDVTTAGGDPGERIEPVDIQVEMQKSYLDYAMSVIVARALPEVRDGLKPVHRRVLYAMYDGGYRPDRGYFKCARVVGDVMGNYHPHGDSAIYDALVRLAQPWAMRYPLVDGNGNFGSRGNDPAAAMRYTECRMAPLAMELLRDIDKETVDFTPNYDGRSQEPDVLPSRYPNLLVNGSAGIAVGMATNIPPHNLREVAEGVRWYLDNYGATDEELLDALIERVKGPDFPTAGLIVGRKGIEDAYRTGRGSITMRAVVEVEEIQGRTCLVVTELPYQVNPDNLALKIADGVKDGKLDGIADVRDETSGRTGQRLVIVLKRDAVAKIVLNNLYKHTQLQETFGANMLALVDGVPRTLRIDQFVRHWVAHQIDVIVRRTRYLLRKAEERAHILRALLKALDRIDDVIALIRRSPSASEAQQGLMNLLEIDEIQAQAILDMQLRKLAALERQQITDEYDKLMAEIADYNEILASPERQRQIVADELAPIVEKFGDERRTQIIPFEGDVSYEDLIAEEGVVVTITRGGYAKRTRTDLYRAQKRGGKGVRGAQLKQDDIVDQFFVTTTHHWILFFTNKGRVYRAKAYELPDAGRDSRGQHVANLLAFQPDEHIAQVMDLRDYEVAPYLVLGTKKGRVKKTALRDFDSPRTGGIIAINLVDDDEVIAARLVNADDNLLMVSTGAQAIRFRADDESLRPMGRATSGVIGMRFEEDQEVLNMLVVRGAEQDVLVATENGYAKRTPVDQYPLQGRGGKGVLTAKIVEARGMLVGALMVGPDDEVFAMTSNGGVIRTTAAEIKQSGRQTMGVRLMNLADGDSVVAIARNVESMDDAEEAESGDGE; from the coding sequence GTGACGGACGTGACGACGGCGGGCGGAGACCCCGGCGAGCGGATCGAACCGGTCGACATCCAGGTCGAGATGCAGAAGAGCTACCTCGACTACGCGATGTCGGTCATCGTCGCGCGCGCGCTTCCGGAGGTGCGCGACGGACTGAAGCCGGTGCACCGCCGCGTCCTGTACGCGATGTACGACGGCGGGTACCGGCCCGACCGCGGGTACTTCAAGTGCGCGCGCGTCGTCGGGGACGTCATGGGTAACTACCACCCGCACGGCGACTCGGCCATCTACGACGCGCTGGTGCGGCTGGCGCAGCCGTGGGCGATGCGCTACCCGCTGGTGGACGGCAACGGCAACTTCGGCTCGCGCGGCAACGACCCCGCGGCGGCGATGCGGTACACCGAGTGCCGCATGGCGCCGCTGGCGATGGAGCTGCTGCGCGACATCGACAAGGAGACCGTCGACTTCACCCCGAACTACGACGGCCGCTCGCAGGAACCGGACGTCCTGCCGTCCCGCTACCCGAACCTGCTGGTCAACGGGTCCGCGGGCATCGCGGTCGGGATGGCGACCAACATCCCGCCGCACAACCTGCGGGAGGTCGCCGAAGGGGTCCGCTGGTACCTGGACAACTACGGCGCGACGGACGAGGAGCTGCTGGACGCGCTGATCGAGCGGGTCAAGGGCCCCGACTTCCCGACCGCCGGCCTGATCGTCGGCCGCAAGGGCATCGAGGACGCCTACCGCACCGGCCGCGGCTCGATCACGATGCGGGCCGTCGTCGAGGTCGAGGAGATCCAGGGCCGCACCTGCCTCGTCGTCACCGAACTCCCGTACCAGGTCAACCCGGACAACCTCGCCCTCAAGATCGCCGACGGGGTCAAGGACGGCAAGCTCGACGGGATCGCGGACGTCCGCGACGAGACGTCCGGACGGACGGGGCAGCGGCTCGTCATCGTCCTCAAGCGGGACGCCGTCGCGAAGATCGTCCTCAACAACCTGTACAAGCACACCCAGCTGCAGGAGACGTTCGGCGCGAACATGCTCGCGCTGGTCGACGGGGTTCCCCGCACGCTCCGCATCGACCAGTTCGTCCGGCACTGGGTCGCGCACCAGATCGACGTCATCGTCCGCCGCACCCGGTACCTGCTGCGCAAGGCCGAGGAGCGCGCCCACATCCTGCGCGCCCTCCTCAAGGCCCTCGACCGGATCGACGATGTCATCGCGCTGATCCGCCGCTCGCCGTCCGCCTCGGAGGCGCAGCAGGGCCTGATGAACCTGCTGGAGATCGACGAGATCCAGGCGCAGGCCATCCTGGACATGCAGCTGCGCAAGCTCGCCGCCCTGGAGCGCCAGCAGATCACCGACGAGTACGACAAGCTCATGGCGGAGATCGCCGACTACAACGAGATCCTGGCGTCGCCCGAGCGGCAGCGGCAGATCGTCGCGGACGAGCTCGCTCCGATCGTCGAGAAGTTCGGCGACGAGCGCCGCACCCAGATCATCCCGTTCGAGGGCGACGTGTCCTACGAGGACCTGATCGCCGAAGAGGGCGTCGTCGTCACCATCACCCGCGGCGGCTACGCCAAGCGGACCCGCACCGACCTGTACCGGGCGCAGAAGCGCGGCGGGAAGGGCGTGCGCGGCGCGCAGTTGAAGCAGGACGACATCGTCGACCAGTTCTTCGTCACCACGACGCACCACTGGATCCTGTTCTTCACCAACAAGGGCCGCGTCTACCGGGCCAAGGCGTACGAGTTGCCGGACGCCGGCCGCGACTCGCGCGGGCAGCACGTCGCGAACCTGCTGGCCTTCCAGCCGGACGAGCACATCGCCCAGGTCATGGACCTGCGCGACTACGAGGTGGCGCCCTACCTCGTGCTCGGCACCAAGAAGGGCCGCGTCAAGAAGACGGCGCTGCGCGACTTCGACTCGCCCCGCACCGGCGGCATCATCGCGATCAACCTCGTCGACGACGACGAGGTGATCGCGGCGCGGCTGGTCAACGCCGACGACAACCTGCTGATGGTCTCGACCGGCGCGCAGGCGATCCGGTTCCGCGCGGACGACGAGTCGCTGCGTCCGATGGGCCGCGCCACGTCCGGCGTGATCGGCATGCGTTTCGAGGAAGACCAGGAAGTTCTCAACATGCTGGTCGTCCGGGGCGCCGAGCAGGACGTGCTGGTCGCGACGGAGAACGGCTACGCGAAGCGGACGCCGGTCGACCAGTACCCGCTCCAGGGGCGTGGGGGTAAGGGTGTTCTCACGGCTAAGATCGTGGAGGCGCGCGGCATGTTGGTAGGGGCCCTCATGGTCGGCCCGGACGACGAGGTGTTCGCGATGACGTCCAACGGCGGCGTCATCCGTACCACCGCCGCCGAGATCAAGCAGTCCGGCAGGCAGACCATGGGCGTGCGTCTGATGAACCTCGCGGACGGGGACAGCGTGGTGGCCATCGCGAGGAACGTAGAGTCCATGGATGACGCAGAGGAAGCCGAGAGTGGCGACGGCGAGTGA
- a CDS encoding DUF3566 domain-containing protein, translating into MSTEPGESKGGSGKGSAKKPGGRTVAAASAKSGRDEAKADVGTGAEETRTDLAKVGDEAKSGAKPTSDDTVVDGPGEGSANSKNSKGSSGSKSVGAKDAPGTGSSATKNASGSPSGSSAGASAGSDWTKPAEPAASVSAGRTEQPSPPPAPQPAPAPQAPSAPPVPARAQASASGPGAAPGGFAGTVLRDRPAPGAGQSGASGKPGGKGGKGDGKPARKAQLQLARLEPWSVMKFSFVLSVVCFVVLLVAVVVLYMILSGLGVFDALSETINSLTEEQDGSSGGVDAAGWFSFFRVFGYTVLVGALNVLLITALSTVGSVIYNLAADLVGGVEVTLKEAE; encoded by the coding sequence GTGAGCACCGAGCCCGGCGAGAGCAAGGGCGGCTCCGGCAAGGGGAGCGCGAAGAAGCCCGGCGGCAGGACGGTCGCGGCCGCCTCCGCGAAGTCGGGCCGCGACGAGGCGAAGGCCGACGTCGGCACCGGGGCGGAGGAGACGCGGACCGACCTGGCGAAGGTCGGGGACGAGGCGAAGTCCGGCGCGAAGCCGACGTCGGACGACACGGTCGTCGACGGCCCCGGGGAGGGCTCGGCGAACTCCAAGAACTCGAAGGGTTCGTCGGGTTCGAAGTCCGTCGGCGCGAAGGACGCCCCGGGCACGGGCTCGTCCGCGACGAAGAACGCGTCGGGTTCACCGAGCGGTTCGTCGGCCGGTGCGTCGGCCGGTTCCGACTGGACCAAGCCCGCCGAGCCCGCCGCGTCCGTCTCCGCGGGCCGCACCGAGCAGCCGTCCCCGCCGCCCGCTCCGCAGCCCGCACCGGCGCCGCAGGCCCCGTCGGCACCGCCCGTCCCCGCGCGGGCGCAGGCGTCGGCGTCCGGGCCCGGAGCGGCCCCGGGCGGCTTCGCGGGCACCGTCCTGCGCGACCGTCCGGCTCCCGGTGCCGGGCAGTCCGGCGCGTCCGGCAAGCCCGGCGGGAAGGGCGGTAAGGGCGACGGCAAGCCGGCCCGCAAGGCGCAGCTTCAGCTGGCCCGCCTCGAGCCGTGGTCGGTGATGAAGTTCAGCTTCGTCCTGTCGGTGGTCTGCTTCGTCGTCCTGCTGGTCGCGGTCGTCGTCCTGTACATGATCCTGTCCGGCCTCGGCGTGTTCGACGCGCTCAGCGAGACGATCAACAGCCTCACCGAGGAGCAGGACGGTTCGTCCGGCGGCGTCGACGCCGCGGGCTGGTTCTCCTTCTTCCGCGTCTTCGGTTACACGGTGCTGGTGGGCGCCCTGAACGTCCTGCTCATCACGGCCCTGTCCACGGTCGGGTCCGTGATCTACAACCTCGCCGCCGACCTCGTGGGCGGCGTCGAGGTGACCCTCAAGGAGGCCGAGTAG
- a CDS encoding DUF721 domain-containing protein gives MSDDPQDVDGTGGTDRPGESTEPTEAADPVAASGKSGIELAREALAQAKADALKRGTLPGHKNRRKGGGLPVRSRDPGRGGDPKPFGAAIRDLMATRGWEQRAAVGGVFGNWAGIVGPELAEHTRPEHFEDGELTIAADSATWATQLRLLSSNLVRRLNQELGHGTVRRVKVVGPASGPRRGGAWRAR, from the coding sequence ATGAGCGACGATCCACAGGATGTGGACGGGACCGGCGGGACCGACCGGCCCGGCGAATCCACCGAGCCGACCGAGGCGGCCGATCCGGTCGCGGCTTCCGGCAAGTCGGGGATCGAGCTGGCGCGGGAGGCGCTGGCGCAGGCGAAGGCGGACGCGCTCAAACGCGGCACCCTCCCCGGCCACAAGAACCGCCGCAAGGGCGGCGGCCTGCCGGTGCGGAGCCGGGATCCGGGGCGCGGCGGCGATCCGAAACCGTTCGGGGCCGCGATCCGCGACCTGATGGCGACGCGCGGGTGGGAGCAGCGCGCGGCGGTCGGCGGCGTGTTCGGCAACTGGGCCGGGATCGTGGGTCCCGAGCTGGCCGAGCACACCCGGCCGGAGCACTTCGAGGACGGCGAGCTGACCATCGCCGCCGACTCGGCGACGTGGGCCACGCAGCTGCGGCTGCTGTCGTCCAATCTCGTGCGGCGGCTGAACCAGGAGCTGGGACACGGGACGGTCCGCCGCGTCAAGGTCGTCGGGCCGGCATCGGGCCCCCGGCGCGGCGGCGCCTGGCGCGCCCGCTGA
- the gnd gene encoding phosphogluconate dehydrogenase (NAD(+)-dependent, decarboxylating): MELGIIGLGKMGGNMAERLRRGGHTVVGYDRDPALSDVGSLEELVERLSPPRAVWVMVPAGRPTQDTVNSLGEILGEDDIVVDGGNSHYVDDQKHGEELAAKGIGFVDCGVSGGVWGLENGYALMVGGDEEHVRRLMPIFETLKPEGELGFVHSGKVGAGHFVKMVHNGIEYAMMQAFGEGYELIEASDVVTNVPETFRSWQEGTVIRSWLLDLMNRALAEDPELDDIRGYANDSGEGRWTVQAAVDHAVPLPAISASLFARFASRQDDSPAMRVVAALRNQFGGHAVESAKGADSPGADVAPPAV, from the coding sequence ATGGAGCTGGGCATCATCGGCCTGGGCAAGATGGGCGGCAACATGGCCGAGCGGCTGCGCCGCGGCGGCCACACGGTCGTCGGCTACGACCGCGACCCCGCGCTGAGCGACGTCGGGTCGCTCGAAGAACTGGTCGAGCGTCTGTCCCCGCCGCGCGCCGTGTGGGTGATGGTGCCCGCCGGCCGCCCCACTCAGGACACCGTCAACAGCCTGGGGGAGATCCTCGGCGAGGACGACATCGTCGTCGACGGCGGTAATTCCCACTATGTGGACGACCAGAAGCACGGCGAGGAACTCGCGGCCAAGGGCATCGGCTTCGTCGACTGCGGCGTCAGCGGCGGCGTGTGGGGCCTGGAGAACGGCTACGCGCTGATGGTCGGCGGCGACGAGGAGCACGTCCGGCGCCTCATGCCGATCTTCGAGACGCTCAAGCCCGAGGGCGAGTTGGGCTTCGTCCACTCCGGCAAGGTCGGCGCGGGCCACTTCGTCAAGATGGTCCACAACGGCATCGAGTACGCGATGATGCAGGCCTTCGGCGAGGGCTACGAGCTCATCGAGGCCAGCGACGTCGTCACGAACGTCCCGGAGACGTTCCGCAGCTGGCAGGAGGGCACGGTCATCCGATCCTGGCTGCTCGACCTGATGAACCGCGCGCTCGCCGAGGACCCCGAACTCGACGACATCCGCGGCTACGCGAACGACTCCGGCGAGGGCCGCTGGACCGTCCAGGCCGCCGTCGACCACGCCGTCCCGCTCCCCGCGATCAGCGCGTCGCTGTTCGCCCGGTTCGCCTCCCGCCAGGACGACTCCCCCGCCATGCGCGTCGTCGCCGCCCTGCGCAACCAGTTCGGCGGCCACGCCGTCGAGTCCGCGAAGGGCGCCGACTCCCCCGGCGCCGACGTCGCCCCGCCCGCCGTCTGA